TCACCAAGAAGATGGCCGGCCTGCTGGCCGACCACTGGTTCGTCTCCAAGCCGATGAAGCAGTACACCCCGGCGGAGCTGGCGGACGTGGCGCAGAAACTCGGCAGCTGGCAACTGGTACCGGCGGGCACCGAGGGCTACCGCACCGCCGAAGTGACCCTGGGCGGCGTCGACACCCGGGAAGTTTCGTCCAAGACCATGGAATCGCTGAAGAGCCCGGGGCTGTATTTCATCGGTGAAGTGCTAGACGTCACCGGCCACCTGGGCGGCTTCAACTTCCAGTGGGCCTGGGCCTCGGGCTACGCGGCGGCCCAATACGTCTGAGCCGCTGCGTGTCCCTGTAGCCGCTGCCGCAGGCTGCGAACGACCCGAAGGGGCGCGGCGATCCAATGTCCGCTGAGGTCCTGCGGACCTGTCGCAGCCTGCGGCAGCGGCTACAGGTGTCCGACCGGCAACGGCAACAGAATTTGCCGGCCGATGTGACGACGGCATTGCGCCGTCGTCAATACTGGCTCAATTTAGCTGCATCGCCCCGGAAGGCCTGCCCTACTCCATGTCCTCGACCTCTTTTCGCCAATCCCTGCGCCGCCTCTGGGCGCTGGATAAATTCAGCTACAGCGTGCGGGTGTTCATCGCCCTGACCGGCAGCATGGCGCTGTGCTGGTATCAGGATGAAATGGCCCTGCTGATCCCGCTGTTCCTCGGCATCATCGCCAGCGCCCTGGCGGAAACCGACGACAGCTGGCAAGGCCGGCTCAATTCCCTGGCCGTAACCCTGGTGTGCTTCAGCATTGCCGCGCTGTCGGTGGAACTGCTGTTCCCCTACCCCTGGATCTTCGCCATCGCCCTGGCCCTGGCCAGCTTCGGCCTGACCATGCTGGGGGCGCTGGGCGAACGCTATGGCGCCATCGCCTCGGCGACCCTGATCCTCTCGGTCTACACCATGATCGGCGTCGACCAGCGCGGCGGCGCGGTGATCGATTTCTGGCACGAGCCGCTGCTGCTGGTGGCCGGCGCCGCCTGGTACGGCCTGCTGTCGGTGCTGTGGCAGGCGCTGTTTTCCAACCAGCCGGTGCAGCAGAGCCTGGCCCGGCTGTTTCGCGAACTGGGTTACTACCTCAAGCTCAAGTCCTCTCTGTTCGAGCCCATCCGCCAGCTGGACGTGGAGGCCCGGCGCCTGGAACTGGCCAAGCAGAACGGCAAGGTGGTGGCGGCCCTCAACGTCGCCAAGGAAATCATCCTGCACCGGGTGGGCAACGGCCGGCCGGGGTCGAAGGTCAGCCGCTACCTGAAGCTGTACTTCCTGGCCCAGGACATTCACGAGCGCGCCAGCTCTTCCCACTACCCGTACAACGCCCTGACCGAGGCGTTTTTCCACAGCGACGTGCTGTTCCGCTGCCAGCGCCTGCTGCGCCAGCAGGGCAAGGCCTGCCGTGCCCTGGCCGAATCCATCCAGTTGCGCCAGCCGTTCGTCTATGACGCCACCTTCGCCGAGGCCCTGGGCGACCTGCACGCTTCCCTGGAACACCTGCGGATCCAGAGCAACCCGGCCTGGCGCGGGCTGTTGCGCTCATTGCGAGCCCTAGCGGCCAACCTCGGCACCCTCGACCGCCTGCTCAGCGACGCCAGCAACCCCGACGCCCTGGCGGACGCCACCGACAGCAGCTTGCTGGACCGTTCGCCACGCAACTTCAAGGATGTCTGGACCCGCCTGCGCACCCAGCTGACGCCAACCTCGCTGCTGTTCCGCCATGCCCTGCGCCTGCCCCTGGCGCTGAGCATCGGCTACGGCATGGTGCATTTGATCCACCCTTCCCAGGGTTACTGGATCATCCTCACCACCCTGTTCGTCTGCCAGCCCAACTACGGCGCTACCCGGCGCAAGCTGGGCCAGCGGATCATCGGCACCGCTATCGGCCTGACCATTGCCTGGGCGCTGTTCGACCTGTTCCCCAGCCCCTTGGTGCAGTCGCTGTTCGCCATTGCCGCCGGGGTGGTGTTCTTCACCAACCGCACCACCCGCTACACCCTGGCCACGGCGGCCATCACCCTGATGGTGCTGTTCTGCTTCAACCAGGTGGGCGACGGTTATGGGCTGTTCCTGCCGCGGCTGTTCGATACCCTGCTGGGCAGCCTGATCGCCGGGCTGGCGGTGTTCCTGTTCCTGCCGGACTGGCAGGGCCGGCGCCTGAACAAGGTGCTGGCCAACACCCTGACCTGCAACAGCATCTACCTGCGCCAGATCATGCAGCAGTACGCCGCCGGCAAGAGCGACGACCTGGCCTACCGCCTGGCCCGGCGCAACGCCCACAACGCCGACGCCGCGCTGTCCACCACCCTGGCCAACATGCTCATGGAACCCGGGCATTTCCGTAAGGAAGCGGACGTGGGCTTTCGCTTCCTGGTGCTGTCCCACACCTTGCTCAGCTACCTCTCGGGCCTGGGCGCACACCGCGAAACCCGGCTGCCGGACGAGGTTCGCGAGCACTTGATCGAAGGCGCCGGGGTCAGCCTGGCGGCCAGCATCGACGAGATTGCCCAGGGTCTGGCCAACAAGATCCCGATCGATATCCAGAGCGATGCCGAAGAAGCCCTGGCCAATGAGCTGGAGCAGATGCCCGACGAGGTCGACGAAGGCCAGCGCCTGGTGCAGACCCAACTGGCGCTGATCTGCCGTCAGCTGGGCCCGTTGCGGACCCTGGCGGCGCATCT
The DNA window shown above is from Pseudomonas protegens CHA0 and carries:
- the yccS gene encoding YccS family putative transporter, whose protein sequence is MSSTSFRQSLRRLWALDKFSYSVRVFIALTGSMALCWYQDEMALLIPLFLGIIASALAETDDSWQGRLNSLAVTLVCFSIAALSVELLFPYPWIFAIALALASFGLTMLGALGERYGAIASATLILSVYTMIGVDQRGGAVIDFWHEPLLLVAGAAWYGLLSVLWQALFSNQPVQQSLARLFRELGYYLKLKSSLFEPIRQLDVEARRLELAKQNGKVVAALNVAKEIILHRVGNGRPGSKVSRYLKLYFLAQDIHERASSSHYPYNALTEAFFHSDVLFRCQRLLRQQGKACRALAESIQLRQPFVYDATFAEALGDLHASLEHLRIQSNPAWRGLLRSLRALAANLGTLDRLLSDASNPDALADATDSSLLDRSPRNFKDVWTRLRTQLTPTSLLFRHALRLPLALSIGYGMVHLIHPSQGYWIILTTLFVCQPNYGATRRKLGQRIIGTAIGLTIAWALFDLFPSPLVQSLFAIAAGVVFFTNRTTRYTLATAAITLMVLFCFNQVGDGYGLFLPRLFDTLLGSLIAGLAVFLFLPDWQGRRLNKVLANTLTCNSIYLRQIMQQYAAGKSDDLAYRLARRNAHNADAALSTTLANMLMEPGHFRKEADVGFRFLVLSHTLLSYLSGLGAHRETRLPDEVREHLIEGAGVSLAASIDEIAQGLANKIPIDIQSDAEEALANELEQMPDEVDEGQRLVQTQLALICRQLGPLRTLAAHLIKDTSDNAKP